A window from Kovacikia minuta CCNUW1 encodes these proteins:
- the rlmN gene encoding 23S rRNA (adenine(2503)-C(2))-methyltransferase RlmN gives MTPLTHSQQITQNPLLGKSEVELTEWVQQQGQPAYRGKQLHEWIYQKGARSLSEISVFPKQWRAELEAVEIGRSTLHYRSPAADGTVKFLLRQTDGNIIETVGIPTEKRLTVCVSSQVGCPMACDFCATGKGGFTRNLATHEIVDQVLTVQEDFGQRVSNIVFMGMGEPLLNTDNVIKAVRCINQDIGIGQRLITLSTVGIPGYIRRLAEHHLQATLAVSLHASNQELREQLIPSAKHYPLTALLDECREYVQTTGRRVTFEYILLAGLNDRPEHAIELAKHLRGFQSHVNLIPYNPINEVDYQRPGPHRIQAFVEALKNFHIAVSVRRSRGLEADAACGQLRASQKKADG, from the coding sequence ATGACACCACTGACACACTCCCAACAAATCACCCAAAATCCACTGTTGGGTAAATCCGAGGTAGAACTGACGGAGTGGGTACAGCAGCAGGGGCAACCCGCCTATCGCGGCAAGCAGTTGCATGAGTGGATTTACCAGAAAGGGGCACGATCGCTCTCTGAGATTTCCGTTTTTCCCAAGCAATGGCGTGCTGAACTTGAAGCGGTCGAAATTGGGCGATCGACCCTGCACTATCGTTCTCCTGCTGCCGATGGCACCGTTAAATTTCTTTTGCGGCAAACGGATGGAAATATCATCGAAACGGTTGGGATTCCCACTGAAAAACGGTTAACGGTTTGCGTCTCTTCCCAGGTTGGCTGTCCGATGGCATGTGACTTCTGCGCCACCGGCAAAGGAGGCTTTACCCGCAACCTGGCAACCCACGAGATTGTGGATCAGGTCCTAACCGTACAGGAGGACTTTGGGCAGCGTGTGAGCAACATTGTCTTTATGGGCATGGGTGAACCCTTGCTCAATACGGATAACGTCATCAAGGCAGTTCGGTGCATAAACCAGGATATTGGCATTGGGCAACGTTTAATCACGCTCTCCACCGTTGGTATTCCCGGTTATATCCGCAGGCTAGCGGAGCATCATCTCCAGGCAACGTTGGCAGTCAGCCTGCACGCCTCTAATCAGGAACTGCGCGAACAGTTGATTCCCAGCGCCAAACATTACCCGCTGACAGCGCTGCTGGATGAGTGTCGCGAGTACGTGCAAACCACCGGACGGCGGGTGACATTTGAATATATTCTCCTGGCAGGACTAAACGACCGTCCAGAACACGCGATCGAACTGGCAAAGCACCTGCGAGGGTTCCAAAGCCACGTGAACCTGATCCCCTACAACCCGATTAATGAAGTAGACTATCAACGACCTGGCCCGCACCGCATTCAAGCGTTTGTAGAGGCGCTAAAAAATTTTCATATCGCTGTGAGTGTGCGCCGCTCCCGTGGTCTTGAAGCTGACGCCGCCTGCGGGCAACTGCGCGCTTCCCAGAAAAAAGCTGACGGCTAA
- a CDS encoding phage holin family protein has product MNNLLVFFVTAIVTAISLLIISKIPFLGVDVDSPWKAIVSGVIFGILNAFVRPVLFWLTIPFTIVTLGLFLFILNAIIFGLTAKLVEGFRLRNGFVSAILGAIALSIVNSIIFFLLGVVGLAV; this is encoded by the coding sequence ATGAACAACCTGCTTGTTTTTTTCGTCACCGCGATCGTGACTGCCATCAGCTTGCTGATCATCTCCAAAATTCCGTTTCTGGGAGTGGATGTGGATAGCCCGTGGAAGGCGATCGTTTCGGGGGTGATTTTTGGGATTTTGAATGCGTTTGTCAGGCCTGTTTTGTTTTGGCTGACGATTCCGTTTACGATTGTGACCCTGGGGCTATTTCTGTTTATTCTGAATGCGATTATTTTTGGACTGACCGCTAAACTCGTGGAGGGATTTCGTCTCCGTAATGGTTTCGTCAGCGCAATTTTGGGTGCCATCGCCCTCAGCATTGTCAACAGTATTATTTTCTTTTTGCTTGGAGTTGTCGGGTTGGCGGTTTAG
- a CDS encoding DUF928 domain-containing protein, producing the protein MNQPKPSTRWGRLIGAISLVLFTTLGSSPAQAGWFDWLLGRSPVSGTPTGRRTGGGDRSGSCPKSNTSLTALAPLYKAKDGQQFILGSTVSTHPTLWFYLPYEINENRPAELRIEERQNTYRLDRTIVTLTKAPAGVIGVPLPPDQVAPLKVGEPRYFTFVIRCDPKDSSANKFVGISVERVPLSPALRNQLETASPNEQVNLYGNAGIWFETLTIVAQSLQRSPADSKLRTIWTQFLKDFNLPPREPHLLGSTSN; encoded by the coding sequence ATGAACCAGCCTAAACCATCAACCCGATGGGGACGATTGATTGGAGCGATCTCCCTTGTCCTTTTTACGACCCTGGGTTCTTCGCCTGCTCAGGCGGGATGGTTTGACTGGCTACTGGGCAGATCTCCAGTTTCGGGAACTCCCACCGGACGTAGAACAGGGGGAGGCGATCGGAGTGGCTCCTGCCCTAAAAGCAATACTTCGTTGACGGCACTGGCACCCCTTTACAAAGCCAAGGATGGGCAACAATTCATTCTGGGTTCCACCGTTTCTACCCATCCCACCCTCTGGTTCTATCTTCCTTACGAAATCAATGAAAACCGTCCGGCAGAACTGCGGATTGAAGAACGCCAGAATACCTATCGCCTCGATCGCACCATAGTCACCCTTACCAAAGCACCCGCAGGCGTCATTGGTGTTCCACTCCCACCCGATCAGGTCGCTCCGCTCAAGGTAGGAGAACCTCGATACTTTACCTTTGTCATTCGCTGCGATCCAAAAGACTCTTCCGCCAATAAGTTTGTCGGCATTTCCGTAGAGCGGGTTCCACTTAGCCCTGCCCTAAGAAATCAGTTGGAAACCGCATCCCCCAATGAACAGGTCAACCTCTATGGCAACGCGGGCATCTGGTTTGAAACCCTGACCATTGTGGCTCAATCCCTTCAGCGATCGCCCGCAGACTCAAAATTACGGACCATCTGGACTCAATTTTTGAAGGACTTTAATTTACCTCCCCGTGAGCCGCACCTGCTTGGTAGCACTTCTAACTGA
- a CDS encoding DUF6887 family protein encodes MKPNYSEMSRAELKDYVLEHREDLEAIRALFHHPDVEGKWITMPPMFDENVQPIEENIRLAEEIFRKRIEKDDQEKRDRNP; translated from the coding sequence ATGAAACCGAACTACTCAGAAATGAGCCGCGCTGAGTTGAAGGATTATGTGCTTGAGCATCGAGAGGATCTAGAGGCAATTCGGGCACTTTTCCACCACCCTGATGTGGAAGGGAAGTGGATAACAATGCCTCCCATGTTTGATGAGAATGTTCAGCCGATTGAGGAAAATATTCGTTTGGCTGAGGAAATTTTTCGCAAGCGGATTGAAAAAGACGACCAGGAAAAGCGCGATCGCAATCCATGA
- a CDS encoding ShlB/FhaC/HecB family hemolysin secretion/activation protein — protein MQRKRVGFKRGASLSSGLLWMISMQQGYASPLSATNQHEVDTTRLPIKAQESHKNVAANPVIAPTPTPPEQIHLGLNKPVSPLPAAYLLAEPGQGSDPTEQETSPLFGTQSEKEAMVRQKEWVAQVPDPSQNRPDPNRDRFIQPAPTPVPTPPEQTQPIIPTPRPTPTPESPETPPDQSNITIPVTKIEVIGSTILRPAELEPITQPIETKGQATLEELRQAADAITQLYLNRGYITSRAVLVDQTIRDGLVQIQVVEGSLEAIKIEGNQRVRESYIRSRILLGAKPPLNRDNLEDQLRLLKADPLFTNVEASLRPGTKLGQSVLIVRVTEASPWQGFVGVDNFSPPSVGSVRFGGGIGYRNLTGLGDELFASYFRSTTGGSSVGDFSFRMPVNAMNGAVQLRFSPSASRITDSQFSDLGIEGSSNLYEINFRQPLLRNPREEFAVSVGFSAQNGQTFLFENLGFPFGIGPDANGNSRTRVFKFGQDYTRRDVLGAWTFRSLFSVGAGILDATENPDPIPDGRFLSWLGQIQRVQRIGNSNLLIVQADLQLTPDTLLPSQQFVIGGGQSLRGYRQNFRSGDNGFRVSIEDRIVVLRDASGLPVLQVAPFFDFGKVWNTSGNPNPQPSKRFLAGIGAGLLWEPLPRLNIRLDYAYPITQPSDRGNDAQDEAFYFSVNYQF, from the coding sequence ATGCAGAGAAAGCGTGTAGGATTCAAGCGTGGGGCTTCCCTATCCAGTGGGCTTCTGTGGATGATTTCGATGCAGCAGGGCTATGCCAGTCCTCTGTCGGCGACAAACCAGCACGAGGTTGATACAACCCGCTTGCCGATCAAGGCACAGGAGTCTCACAAGAACGTTGCTGCAAACCCCGTCATTGCTCCAACTCCCACGCCGCCAGAACAAATTCACCTGGGTCTTAACAAACCCGTTTCCCCCCTGCCAGCAGCCTATCTTCTAGCCGAGCCAGGGCAAGGCTCTGATCCTACGGAGCAGGAAACCTCGCCCCTGTTTGGGACTCAGTCAGAAAAGGAAGCAATGGTTCGGCAAAAGGAATGGGTGGCACAGGTTCCCGATCCTAGCCAGAACCGACCTGATCCAAATCGCGATCGCTTCATTCAACCGGCTCCCACCCCAGTCCCCACCCCGCCGGAACAGACTCAGCCCATTATTCCTACTCCCCGCCCCACCCCTACTCCCGAATCCCCCGAAACTCCCCCAGACCAATCTAATATCACCATTCCCGTCACTAAAATCGAGGTTATCGGCAGTACGATTTTGCGCCCAGCGGAACTGGAGCCAATTACTCAGCCGATCGAAACGAAAGGGCAAGCCACGCTAGAAGAACTGAGGCAGGCTGCCGATGCCATTACCCAGCTCTATCTCAACCGGGGCTACATCACCTCACGAGCTGTCCTGGTGGACCAGACCATTCGGGATGGTTTAGTACAGATTCAAGTCGTAGAAGGCTCGCTAGAGGCGATCAAGATCGAAGGCAATCAACGGGTGAGAGAGTCCTACATTCGCAGCCGGATTCTGTTGGGAGCAAAACCCCCCCTCAATCGCGACAACCTGGAAGATCAACTGAGATTGCTCAAAGCTGATCCACTGTTTACCAACGTGGAGGCAAGCCTGCGTCCCGGAACAAAATTGGGACAGAGTGTGCTGATTGTGCGGGTAACAGAGGCAAGCCCCTGGCAGGGATTTGTCGGGGTAGATAATTTTTCGCCCCCTAGCGTTGGGTCAGTCCGGTTTGGCGGTGGGATCGGTTATCGTAACCTGACTGGCTTGGGCGACGAACTGTTTGCGAGTTATTTTCGCTCTACCACTGGAGGATCGAGCGTGGGTGACTTTTCTTTTCGGATGCCGGTAAACGCGATGAATGGCGCGGTGCAATTGCGATTCTCGCCCAGTGCCAGCCGGATCACCGATTCCCAATTTTCGGATCTGGGGATAGAAGGCAGTTCAAATTTGTATGAAATTAACTTCCGCCAGCCCTTGCTCCGCAATCCCCGTGAAGAATTTGCGGTATCCGTTGGGTTTAGTGCTCAAAACGGGCAGACGTTTCTATTCGAAAATCTGGGATTTCCGTTTGGGATTGGTCCCGATGCCAATGGTAACAGTCGCACCCGCGTTTTCAAGTTTGGACAGGACTACACCCGACGAGATGTTTTAGGAGCCTGGACATTTCGATCGCTATTCAGCGTTGGGGCAGGCATCCTGGATGCTACGGAGAACCCCGACCCAATTCCCGACGGACGGTTCTTGAGCTGGCTCGGACAAATCCAACGGGTGCAGCGGATCGGCAATAGCAATTTACTGATTGTTCAGGCAGATCTGCAACTCACTCCTGACACCCTGTTGCCCTCCCAACAATTTGTCATCGGTGGGGGGCAATCCCTGCGGGGCTATCGTCAAAACTTTCGCTCTGGAGACAATGGGTTTCGGGTCTCCATTGAAGACCGGATTGTCGTTCTTAGAGATGCCTCCGGGTTACCCGTATTACAGGTTGCGCCATTCTTTGACTTTGGCAAAGTCTGGAACACCTCTGGGAACCCCAATCCCCAACCCTCTAAACGATTCCTGGCAGGAATTGGTGCGGGTTTGCTCTGGGAACCCCTACCCCGCCTGAATATTCGCCTGGATTATGCCTACCCCATTACCCAACCCAGCGATCGCGGCAATGACGCTCAGGATGAGGCTTTTTACTTCAGCGTGAACTATCAGTTTTAG
- a CDS encoding phosphoglucomutase/phosphomannomutase family protein, protein MSHSSPTSVNTNTIKFGTDGWRGVIAAEFTFERLTLVAPLAAQVLAHTYGDTASNRTVVVGYDRRFLSEDFARATADAVTAAGFDVLLSEGYAPTPAFSWAAKQHHALGALVITASHNPGRYSGLKVKGAFGGSVAPAVTQQIEALLRQGVTIQATPGTLQTFDPWLGYCNELRTKVAIDKIREAIQQGKITVFADVMHGAAAGGLARLLDAPVRELHSKRDPLFGGGAPEPLPRYLSEFFEQVKTYRRENSTGLSVGLVFDGDSDRIAAVDGQGNFLSSQILIPILLEHLVARRGYSGEFIKTISGSDLMPKVAALFDLPVFETPIGYKYIADRMLETKVLLGGEESGGIGYGNHIPERDALLSALYVLEAIVESGKDLSDLYRNLQERTGFFAEYDRIDLPLASMDARSRLLHQLETQPLAEVAGKKVVDCLTGDGYKLRLEDGSWLLIRFSGTEPVLRLYCEAATLEQVHKTLEWAKEWASQA, encoded by the coding sequence ATGAGTCATTCATCCCCCACTTCAGTTAATACAAACACCATCAAATTTGGCACCGATGGTTGGCGGGGAGTCATTGCTGCCGAATTTACCTTTGAGCGGTTGACCCTGGTTGCGCCGCTGGCTGCTCAAGTCCTCGCCCATACTTACGGGGATACCGCCTCAAACCGAACCGTCGTTGTGGGGTACGATCGCCGCTTTCTCTCCGAAGACTTTGCCCGTGCGACTGCCGATGCTGTCACCGCTGCTGGGTTTGATGTGTTGCTGTCGGAGGGCTACGCGCCAACCCCCGCCTTTAGTTGGGCAGCCAAGCAACACCATGCCCTGGGTGCCCTGGTCATTACCGCCAGTCACAACCCGGGTCGTTACTCCGGGTTGAAGGTAAAGGGGGCCTTTGGCGGATCGGTTGCTCCTGCTGTGACCCAACAGATTGAAGCACTGCTGAGACAGGGAGTCACGATTCAGGCAACACCGGGAACACTCCAAACCTTTGACCCCTGGTTGGGATATTGCAACGAACTGCGAACGAAGGTCGCGATTGACAAAATTCGGGAGGCAATCCAACAGGGAAAAATAACCGTTTTTGCCGATGTCATGCATGGGGCTGCCGCTGGCGGATTGGCTCGACTCCTGGATGCACCCGTGCGAGAACTGCACAGCAAGCGTGACCCCTTGTTTGGGGGGGGCGCACCGGAACCCCTGCCGCGCTATTTGTCTGAGTTTTTTGAGCAGGTCAAAACCTACCGCCGGGAGAACAGCACTGGGCTTTCGGTGGGGCTGGTGTTTGATGGGGATAGCGATCGCATCGCTGCGGTGGATGGGCAGGGTAACTTCCTCAGTTCCCAAATTTTGATTCCTATCCTGCTGGAACATCTGGTCGCTAGACGGGGCTATAGCGGAGAGTTCATTAAGACGATCAGTGGCTCCGACTTAATGCCCAAAGTCGCTGCATTGTTCGATTTGCCTGTTTTCGAGACCCCCATTGGCTACAAATACATCGCCGATCGCATGTTAGAAACCAAGGTTCTGCTGGGGGGTGAGGAATCTGGGGGGATTGGGTACGGTAACCACATTCCAGAACGGGATGCATTGCTGTCAGCGTTGTATGTGTTAGAGGCGATCGTTGAATCAGGCAAGGATTTGAGTGACCTCTATCGTAACCTTCAGGAGCGCACCGGCTTTTTTGCCGAGTACGATCGCATCGATCTACCCCTTGCCAGTATGGATGCCCGATCACGTCTGCTGCACCAACTGGAAACCCAACCGCTGGCTGAAGTCGCTGGCAAGAAAGTTGTAGATTGTCTCACAGGGGATGGCTACAAGCTCCGCCTGGAGGATGGTAGCTGGCTCCTGATCCGGTTCAGTGGCACGGAACCCGTTCTGCGCCTCTATTGCGAAGCTGCCACCCTGGAACAGGTTCACAAAACCCTGGAATGGGCAAAAGAATGGGCAAGCCAAGCTTAA
- a CDS encoding putative toxin-antitoxin system toxin component, PIN family: MNVSLALGIAVEPAPLESPVCRDPNDDTILATALAGGADCIATGDKDLLALKKFGAIDILSPSEFEVYEEQFTTDAE, translated from the coding sequence ATGAATGTCAGTCTTGCGCTGGGCATCGCTGTTGAGCCTGCACCTTTAGAAAGTCCTGTTTGTAGAGATCCCAATGACGATACGATTCTGGCAACAGCCCTTGCAGGTGGTGCTGATTGTATTGCTACGGGTGATAAGGATCTACTGGCTCTGAAGAAATTTGGCGCGATCGATATTCTGTCTCCCTCAGAATTTGAGGTTTATGAAGAGCAATTTACAACTGACGCTGAGTAG
- a CDS encoding SH3 domain-containing protein yields MKRKSVGLLVFVWLAWGLGGCDLLRTISQQSQPSPQPTDTNQPSDGNTVPTQGNTTGSTSRPAVISGAVGSTVNIRSQPSSQASVLAYGKTGDQVYVQRQQQGNDGNTWYYVQYTSSNVQGWVPGNRIQFPSPPPPNNPITFNTALDRCRQQAQAELPNANIQVSQGWIDMNGRFVVNWSADSGAYGTCTVDRNGWVTSFVNTYQNNNPPNNSITQAALNGCSNRAANQLNIYPSNISVQQSAAYADGTFGVDWWSSNGRSGYCRVTNNGNVLSFVINDRPSAGQVALDRCRRRAQRELPGSQIWAYLDPRNIGSGYKVIWSANTGEDGYCRTDQNGNIIEFVNSQNGGNNFRCVGNMFGDTPSRNDDTEFRAFYDTPQFTRIEFRNLQTDYRYMVYLQPAGQNQQGQPTYQGTQSGGPSSIITLTDLSGGNPYQGSQVSLFYNGAWGRGTCRSLNRN; encoded by the coding sequence ATGAAACGTAAATCTGTCGGGCTGCTTGTGTTTGTGTGGCTTGCTTGGGGGTTGGGCGGTTGCGATCTCCTGCGCACCATTTCCCAACAATCTCAACCATCACCCCAACCCACTGATACCAATCAACCCTCGGATGGTAATACCGTTCCGACTCAGGGGAATACCACTGGCTCCACAAGTAGACCTGCGGTTATCTCTGGAGCCGTCGGAAGTACGGTGAATATCCGCTCCCAACCTTCGAGCCAGGCTTCTGTTTTGGCTTACGGTAAGACAGGCGATCAGGTCTACGTTCAACGGCAACAGCAGGGTAATGATGGCAACACCTGGTACTATGTCCAATACACCAGTTCTAATGTGCAGGGTTGGGTGCCTGGGAACCGCATCCAATTTCCTAGCCCTCCTCCTCCCAATAACCCAATCACATTTAACACTGCGCTAGACCGCTGTCGCCAGCAAGCTCAGGCAGAACTCCCAAACGCCAACATTCAGGTTTCCCAGGGATGGATTGATATGAATGGGCGATTTGTCGTTAACTGGTCTGCCGATTCTGGTGCATACGGTACCTGTACCGTCGATCGCAACGGTTGGGTCACCTCCTTTGTCAACACCTACCAAAACAACAATCCACCCAATAATTCCATTACTCAAGCTGCCCTCAACGGTTGCAGCAATCGGGCTGCCAACCAACTGAATATTTACCCCTCAAATATCAGTGTGCAGCAGTCTGCCGCCTATGCCGATGGCACCTTTGGTGTCGATTGGTGGAGCTCCAATGGGCGATCGGGCTACTGTCGTGTGACCAATAATGGCAATGTGCTTTCCTTTGTGATTAACGATCGTCCCTCTGCCGGACAAGTTGCCCTGGATCGATGCCGACGACGGGCGCAACGGGAACTGCCCGGTTCCCAGATCTGGGCATATCTCGACCCTCGCAACATAGGCAGTGGCTACAAAGTCATCTGGTCAGCCAATACGGGGGAAGATGGCTACTGCCGCACAGATCAAAACGGCAATATCATCGAGTTTGTGAATAGCCAGAATGGCGGAAATAATTTCCGCTGCGTAGGTAATATGTTTGGCGATACCCCATCCAGGAATGACGACACCGAATTTAGAGCCTTTTACGACACCCCCCAATTCACCCGCATCGAATTTAGAAATCTCCAAACTGACTACCGCTACATGGTATATCTGCAACCTGCCGGACAAAACCAACAGGGGCAGCCAACGTATCAAGGCACCCAATCAGGTGGCCCTTCCAGCATCATCACCCTGACCGATCTTTCCGGTGGTAATCCCTATCAAGGTTCCCAGGTTTCCCTGTTTTACAACGGTGCCTGGGGGAGAGGAACCTGCCGAAGTCTCAATCGCAATTGA
- a CDS encoding DUF6888 family protein: protein MGSGWRFQRWYRNLCVRIEERAILPTAEQDHACLRVCQMLSNGYKDIHLFRFDPLTGNVYILAGDSVEVNVPPSGLWNFL, encoded by the coding sequence GTGGGTTCCGGTTGGCGTTTTCAACGATGGTATCGTAATCTCTGTGTCAGAATTGAGGAACGAGCTATTTTACCGACCGCTGAGCAAGATCACGCCTGTTTGCGTGTCTGCCAAATGCTCTCCAATGGGTACAAAGACATTCATCTGTTTCGGTTTGATCCGCTTACAGGAAATGTTTATATTCTTGCAGGCGATAGTGTTGAAGTGAACGTACCTCCTAGCGGACTCTGGAATTTTCTATGA
- the pds gene encoding 15-cis-phytoene desaturase encodes MRVAIAGGGLAGLACAKYLVDAGHTPIVLESRDVLGGLVAAWKDEDGDWYETGLHVFFGAYPNMLQLIKELGIEDRLQWKEHTLIFNQPEKPGVLSRFDVPDLPAPINVIISILRNNDMLTWNQKIRFAIGLLPAVVRGQQYVEKMDQYSLLEWLRLQGVDEGVNTDIFIAASKALTFINPEDVSATVPLTALNRFLQERYGSKIAFLDGSPTERLCQPIVDYITDRGGEVHLKQPLKQILLNEDNTVRGFLIRGLEGAPDQIVTADAYVSAMSVDVMKVLTPEPWKQLECFKKLEGLEGVPVINLHLWFDRKLTDVDQLLFSRSPLLSVYADMSNTCREYANPDRSMLELVLAPAKGWIDKSETEIMAATMQELEKLFPQHFGGGNPAQLLKYKVVKTPRSVYTASPGRQAHRPDQATPVPNFFLSGSYTMQRYLGSMEGAVLSGKLTAQAIASSQQLAAVSPPVSPTSQPMPVGSQA; translated from the coding sequence ATGCGTGTTGCGATCGCCGGAGGCGGACTAGCCGGGCTAGCCTGTGCCAAATACTTAGTTGATGCCGGACATACCCCAATCGTCCTAGAAAGTCGAGATGTCCTGGGCGGTCTAGTCGCAGCCTGGAAAGACGAAGACGGAGATTGGTATGAAACCGGGCTGCACGTCTTTTTTGGTGCCTATCCCAACATGCTTCAGCTAATTAAGGAACTGGGCATTGAAGATCGGCTCCAGTGGAAGGAGCACACGCTCATTTTTAACCAGCCAGAAAAGCCTGGAGTTCTGTCTCGTTTCGATGTGCCCGATCTCCCGGCTCCAATCAACGTCATCATCTCGATTCTGCGGAACAACGATATGCTGACCTGGAATCAGAAGATCCGGTTTGCAATCGGCTTACTGCCAGCCGTAGTGCGAGGGCAGCAGTACGTTGAGAAGATGGATCAGTATTCACTGCTAGAGTGGCTGCGGCTACAGGGGGTAGACGAGGGCGTCAATACGGACATCTTCATCGCGGCATCGAAAGCCCTGACCTTCATTAATCCCGAAGATGTGTCGGCAACCGTTCCCCTGACCGCTCTGAACCGATTTTTGCAGGAGCGGTACGGCTCCAAAATTGCCTTTCTGGATGGCTCTCCCACCGAACGGTTGTGTCAACCCATTGTTGACTACATCACCGATCGCGGCGGCGAGGTGCATTTGAAGCAACCCCTGAAACAGATTTTGCTGAACGAAGACAACACGGTGCGCGGGTTTTTGATTCGTGGCTTAGAAGGGGCACCTGACCAGATCGTGACCGCAGATGCCTATGTATCAGCAATGTCTGTAGATGTCATGAAAGTACTGACGCCAGAACCCTGGAAACAATTGGAGTGCTTCAAAAAACTGGAAGGGCTGGAGGGGGTGCCCGTGATTAACCTGCACCTCTGGTTTGATCGCAAGTTGACCGATGTAGACCAACTTCTGTTCTCCCGATCGCCCCTGCTCAGCGTTTATGCCGACATGAGCAACACCTGCCGGGAGTACGCCAACCCCGATCGCTCCATGCTGGAACTGGTGCTGGCTCCCGCTAAGGGCTGGATTGATAAATCTGAAACCGAAATTATGGCAGCAACCATGCAAGAGTTAGAAAAACTTTTCCCGCAGCATTTTGGCGGCGGCAATCCGGCTCAATTGCTGAAGTATAAGGTGGTAAAAACTCCAAGATCGGTCTATACTGCCTCTCCGGGGCGGCAGGCGCACCGTCCCGACCAGGCAACCCCAGTTCCGAATTTCTTCCTATCGGGCAGTTACACCATGCAACGCTACCTGGGCAGTATGGAAGGTGCCGTGCTTTCTGGTAAGCTGACAGCGCAGGCGATCGCGAGCAGTCAGCAACTTGCGGCTGTTTCACCTCCTGTTAGTCCCACGAGTCAACCGATGCCCGTTGGTTCGCAGGCATAG
- the crtB gene encoding 15-cis-phytoene synthase CrtB: MVASEKANNFQSTGGLSSRPTDLLGRSPHLPSPSSVPRTMLESPESRGVRNLASLEDAYERCRQITAKFSKTFYIGTLLMPPAKRRAIWAIYVWCRRTDELVDGPAAELTTNETLDQWERHLESVFSGHPVDDLDVALVDTLERYPISIQPFRDMIEGQRMDLYRSRYETFEELELYCYRVAGTVGLMTTPVMGVDNTPRTAPWDRNEVEDPTQEAIALGIANQLTNILRDVGEDARRGRIYIPQHELALFNYTEEDLFNGVVDDRWRELMRFQIQRARKFFASAESGISRLDRDARFPVWAALMLYRGILDEIERNRYDVFRRRAYVPGPRKLTYIPIARLRAAVL, encoded by the coding sequence ATGGTTGCAAGTGAAAAGGCTAACAATTTTCAAAGCACAGGCGGTCTATCCTCTAGACCGACCGATTTGCTGGGGCGATCGCCTCATCTGCCATCCCCGTCAAGCGTTCCGAGAACTATGCTGGAATCGCCAGAATCCCGTGGTGTGAGAAACCTGGCTTCCCTGGAGGATGCCTACGAGCGTTGTCGCCAAATTACGGCGAAGTTTTCTAAGACCTTCTACATCGGCACCCTGCTGATGCCCCCTGCCAAACGACGAGCGATCTGGGCAATTTATGTCTGGTGTCGCCGTACCGATGAACTGGTGGATGGTCCCGCTGCCGAACTGACCACCAATGAAACACTGGATCAGTGGGAGCGGCACCTGGAATCGGTCTTTTCCGGACATCCCGTTGATGATCTGGATGTGGCACTGGTCGATACGTTAGAACGCTACCCTATTAGCATCCAGCCCTTTCGCGACATGATTGAAGGTCAGCGGATGGATTTGTATCGCTCCCGGTACGAAACTTTTGAGGAGCTAGAGCTTTATTGTTACCGGGTGGCAGGCACGGTGGGGCTGATGACTACCCCAGTCATGGGGGTTGACAATACTCCCCGCACGGCACCCTGGGATCGTAACGAAGTGGAAGATCCCACCCAGGAAGCGATCGCCCTCGGTATCGCCAACCAGTTAACCAATATCCTGCGTGATGTCGGTGAGGATGCCCGTCGGGGTCGCATTTATATTCCCCAACACGAATTAGCATTGTTCAACTACACCGAAGAAGATCTATTCAATGGTGTGGTGGATGATCGCTGGCGGGAACTGATGCGATTTCAAATTCAGCGGGCAAGAAAATTTTTTGCCAGTGCTGAAAGTGGCATCAGTCGGCTAGATCGTGATGCCCGATTCCCTGTTTGGGCAGCTTTAATGCTCTATCGCGGCATTTTGGATGAAATCGAACGCAATCGCTATGATGTCTTCCGCCGCAGAGCCTATGTTCCCGGACCCCGTAAGCTCACCTACATTCCGATCGCCCGCCTGAGAGCCGCCGTCCTTTGA